A window of Candidatus Melainabacteria bacterium genomic DNA:
AGAAGAGTAAATGTAGTGTTTGTCATGTTTCACCAAGTGGTGGTGGCCCTCTCAACGATTTTGGAAAAGCTTTTAGTGGAAATGGAAAAAAAATAACAAGCAATATTAGAGAACAATTCCCGGAATTATTTGACCTTTTAAAATCTTTAGCACCTAAGATTACTCGAATTAAGCCTAAAATTGCTTTTGCAGGACAAGAAGCTCAATTTATGATTTTAGGGAAAAACTTTGCTAGTGACAGTATTGTAAAAGTTGATGGTATAAGTGAAAATATCCAGTCAACATTTGTTAGCTCAAAAGAAATTGATTTAACTATTAGTTTTAGTGAAACTGGAGTACATACTATCCAGGTCGTAAGTGCAATCGGACAGGTCTCGAATATTTTTAAGATTAAAGTAAAACCTGCAAAGACCTAATAGAGATCTCCTACAAGCTATAATTTAAAAGTTCAGTAAAAACGGAGGTGAAACGGAGATTTTAAAATGAGATTTGCAAAAAGAATTAAATCATTGCCACCTTATTTATTTGCTGAAATAGATAAAAAAAGACAAGCAGCAATTGCTAGGGGTGTAGACATTATAAATATGGGTATTGGAGATCCAGACCAGCCTACTTTTAAACATATAGTAGATGCAATGCATTCTGCAATTGATGATCCAAGTACTCATAATTATCCTCCTTATCAAGGAATGAAAGAATTTAAAGAAGCAGCAGTTAAATGGTTTGAAAATAGATTTGGTCAAAAGTTTAATGCTGACACTGAATGTGTTTCATTGATTGGTTCAAAAGAAGCAATTCACAATTGTATTTTTGCAACAATTGATGAAGGAGATATCGCTTTATTGCCAGATCCTGCATACCCTGTGTATAAAAGCTCAACTGTTTTATGTGGTGGCAAACCTTATATTATTCCGCTTCTTGAAAAAAATAATTGGCTGCCAGATTTAACTAAAATACCAAACGATATTGCTCAAAAAGCAAACATTATAATGATAGATTACCCAAATAACCCTACCAGTGCAATTGCGCCACTTGAGTTTTATAATGAGCTAATTTCATTTGCAAAAAAATATGACATTATTGTTTTATCTGATAATGCTTATTCTGAACTAACTTTTAATGGATATAAAGCTCCTTCTGTTTTTGAAGCAAAAGGAGCAAGAGATATAGCTTTAGAATTTCACAGTCTAAGCAAAACATATAATATGACTGGCTGGAGAATTGGATTTGCAGTTGGAAATGAAAAAATTATAAAAGCATTAGGTACAGTAAAAACAAATATTGATAGTGGTATTTTTAAAGCAATTCAAAGAGCAGGAGTTGCTGCATTTAATACTCCTAAAGAAATTATTGAAAAAAATAATTCTTTGTATAAAGAAAGAAGTAATGTTGCGATTAAAGATTTGAAAGAATTAGGCTGGAATATAAGAGAACCTCTAAAAGCCACTTTTTATCTATGGTTGCCAATACCACCAAGCTTTAAAACATCTAGCGACTTTGCAACAGCTATGCTTGATAAATGTGGAATTGTTGTACCACCTGGAAGCGGGTATGGTGAGTATGGGGAAGGTTATTTTAGAATTGCACTAACCATTGATAAAAAAAGAATTGAAGAAGCTATTTTGAGAATGAAAAAAGAAGGTCTTGCTTATGAACAAAGAAGCTTTAATAGACAAGCTTCAAGAATATAAGAACCCTGTTTGTTTAATTACACTTGGAATATTAACTGGTTCTACTTTTTACTTTAAAAATATAACTATTTATCTTTTACTAGCAGTACTTGTAATTTTTAGTTTATTGTTTTTAGTTAGGACTATTGATAAAAAGAAGACACTAATATTTCTAACATTTATTGTTTTTGGATTTACTTATTCAAAGTTTTTTATAAGACTGTCAACTACTAATTTAGACTACTTACTAAATAAGCAAAAAATATACATTGGAGAGATATTAAGTACCCCTGAAGTACACAACTTATATAACAAAACATACATTATTAAATTAAATAGTATTTTAGATAAAAACAAAATTCTCAATTTATCAAAAAATAAAGTAAAAGTTATAGGTTCACATTATGAAGAATATAACATAGGTGATGTAATTCAAATAACTGGAAAGCTTGTAAAGCCAAACCATGCATTGTTACCAGGATTGTTTGATGAAAGAAATTATTTATACACTAAAGGGATATTTTATAAATTAATAACAAGACCTGGAACACTTGTCTATTTAGATACACCACCTTCAACATTTATTACAAGAAGTATTTATAAAATCAGGAGTAATTTAATTTCTACTAATAAGAAATATTTAAAAAAAGAAAATGAAAGTCTTGTAAATGCAATCTTATTAGGTTCAAAAGCAAGTAAGATTGATTTTAATTTAAAAGAAAAGATACAAAGTTTAGGTTTAAGTCATATAACAAGTGCATCTGGTTTTAACATAGCAGTTCTTGTTGGAGGTATTTTTTATTTTTTAAAATTATTTCATATGAGGAGCATATACCTGGTTTTATTTTCAATTCTTGCAGTTATTCTTTATTCAATAATTGCAGATTTTTCAGCATCAATTATTCGAGCAAGTATTTTAATTATCTTAATTTTAATTGGAAATCTTTTTAATAAGAAAATAAAACTACTACCTGCTATTTCTCTTATAATAATGTTATTTTTTATTTCAAGTCCATTAAATTTACTTGATATTGGTTTACAACTTTCATTACTTGCATTTTTAGGATTAGCATTGTTTGCAATTTCATTAATTAAGAAAGATAGCAGCCAGCTTAAAATAATAGCTTTGCAATCTTTATTTGCACAAATTATGACAGTACCACTTATAATTTTTTACTTTCATAATTTACAAATAATGGCATTAATATCTAATTTAATTGCAGTACCACTTGCTTCAATAATATTAATATTAGGGTTAATTAATATTTTGATTAACATTATTCCTCTTCTAGGTTTTTTAAATATAATCACAAGTGCCTTATTAAATATATCTTCTGACTTGTTTTTAAACTGGATAAATTTGTTAAGTAAAATTACTTTTAAAGAAATATTTATGCCAAGTATAAATTTTTATTTGTTGCTCCTAATCTACGTGTTAATTTTTTATGTTTTAATAATCATCTTTATTAAAGAGGCAAGAAAGAATCTTGTTTTATATGCAATTTTATTTATTGTTTTATTTTTAACCATTAATATATTAAATAATCAAAGTAACTATGTAAAAATATTTTGCATTCCAAAATACAACAATGAAGCTATTTTAATAGCACGTCCAAAAGAAAAACCAATTTATTTATCAAATTACATTAATGAAAAAGACAAAAAACAAATAAAAGATTTCTTAAGATTAAACAATATTCAATCAAATTGCTTATTTTTTAATACAAAAAACTTTAAAGATGAAATATTGATTCAATATAAAAATTTTTCCTTTAAGATAATTACTAATTTAAATAAAGAATTTAAAGGAGATGTAGAATTTTTAAAATTACCATTACTAATGAAAGAAGCTCCACCATTAAAAAGTGTTCTTATGTCTTACCCTAAAGTTTTAATAGTTAATGATTATAAAAAACTTTCTAAAAAATCAAAAAAAGATATTGATTGGTTAAAATCCTTGCCAATTAAAATATTATACTTAAGTAAAACTGGTACTATAACAATATTCAGTAATGGAAAAAAATCTTTTTATGAAGAAGGTACTAGTAATTGATATTGGTGGCACAAAGACAAATGTTTCACTTGTCACTGGTACAAATACTAAAATAAAGATTTTAGATTCAGATGTTTTTCCAACAAATAAAAATCCTGAATTAGAAATAAAAGAAATAAATTCTATTTATACTTCTATGAATAAGCAAGCTAATGACTTATCTTTAAGCTTGCCAGGAAAATGGAATAAAGATGGGGTTTTAAAAGAAAGCCTTTTTCTTAGTAATTGGATAGAATATCCCTTTATAAAAAAATTATCTGATAATTTAAAAATTAAAAATTATGTGTGGGAGACTGATGTAATTTGTGGAGCGTTAGGTGAATATCACACAGGGAAATTTCAGAATGGCTCAATGTTGTACATAAATTTAGGCACAGGAATTAGTGCAGCATTAATCAAGAATGGAAAACCATTTAAAGATCCAAAACTTACACTAAGGCTACAAAAAATGGTTTTTTCTTCTGGTGAAAAATTATATTCTGCAATAGACATTATTTCTAAGTCACCTTTTCAACTTGCTAGCTGGCTAATTAATTTATATTATTTATTTGCACCAGATGTAATTGTACTAAATGGCGGGCTAACGTATGACTGGGATGTACTTGCTTCTAAAGCAGCCCGGATTGCAAAAGAAAAAATAAAGAATGATATAAAAATTCTGCCAAGTAAATTAAAAGAACTAGCACCTATTTATGGAGCTTATTTAAACCGAAATAACTTCTTTTAATTCTGGTATCTGTCTTTTAAGCATTGTTTCAATACCTGCTTTTAAAGTCATTATAGAGCTTGGACAAGAACTACAAGCTCCTTGTAAATGTAATCTTAGTATCCCGTCCTCATAGCTATCAAAAATTACATCACCACCATCACTAGCTATTGCAGGTCTAATTTGATTATCTAATATGTCTAAAATCTTTTGTTCAGTATTACTTCTTATCCTATCTTCACTAACATTAACATTCAATACAACAGGCTTTCCTGAAACAAGGTGACTCTCAATAGCTGTACATAGCTTATCGTAAATATTTTCCCATGACATATCAGGATTTTTTGTAATAGTAATAAAATTTTTCCCAATAAAAACTTCTTTAACAAATTCAATATTAAATAATTTTTCTGCTAAGGGAGAATTTTTAGTACTTTCTTTATTTGGAAAATCATACGTTCCATTTTCAATAAGTATCCTGTCTAAAACAAACTTTAATGCATTGGGATTTGGGGTACCTTCTGTATAGATTTTAATTTCTTTATTTTGGCCTGTCATTTTAAACCTAAGATAATTGTATCAAGTTAAAAACAATTATGCAGCTGCTTTTACTTCTGCTGATTCAAAACGTCTGTTTCTAACTTTTACTCTTAATTCAGTTTCAAAAGGTATTGTAAGTTTATTAACCTCTTCTTGAGTTTCTTCATATTGCTTTGGATCCTGATATTTCATAACCCTTTCTCTGTATTCTAGAAATTCCATTTTTCTTCCATCTTCTAAAAGAACCATAATTCTTGTTCTTGGATTTTTAGCTGAATAACCACAGTATGCATTTTCACCACCAAACAGTATTCTTATTACAAAGGTATATTCATCACCATTGATACTTTCTAAACCAATTTTTACTCTACCATCAAATTCTCTTTCAGTTAATTTCCTTGCTTCTTCAAGAGAAATGTTTGCAGCATCAGCACCTAACAAGTAAACTATTTTTTGAGCTTTGAGCAATGGGTCGTAATTATATCTTAAGTTAAACTTATATCTGTCATACAGCATTGAAAAAGCTTTAACAGCTCCATCAGGTTTAAATATCTGCAAAGGTCTTCCATATTCATCTTCTACAAAAGTTATACTCTCAAAGAACTCACTGTAATCATCCAGGCTCCAGGCAGGAAAGTCGTTAGGATCTGTACTATTAAAATCTCCCCCATTAGATTTTGCATACTCTAAGAAATCAAATATTTTCCATCTAAGTGGTGTTTTATGACCCAGAATATCTTTTACTTTTTCTAAAAGCTCTTTAGCTTTTCTATTACCATCAACTTCTCCATAGCGTTCAACAAAATCAGTAATTATAGCCTGGCAAATATCTGAATTCGTATCTTTCAATAACTTCATAGTTTCTTCATCATTGTTAAGTCCTCTAATAGATTCTTCCCCAAGATGTGATCTTGCTATGTGACCAGCATCGTGAACTAACATAGCTACTTTTAGTGCAAGTCTGTTTTCTAAATAAAAAGTTTTTATGCTTTCTGGAGTGGATGGATTATTTATGATGTTTTTTTTCATAACTTGATCAAATAATATTGCAAGTGTGCAAACTCTTTTACTATGAGTAAATCTTTCTAAATCTCCCCTGTTTGGAAATAAAGGGCTTGGGAATCCTGCTTGAGATTTCTCTTTCATTTTTTGGAATGTTGGAGTAGCAGTAATTTGCATGAATAATTTTCCATCTTGATCTTCTTCGATAATTTTATCAAACTTATCGCTCTTGTGAGGTTTTGGACTTGTACTTTGTAAAAACTCATAAATTGATTTCCATGCTTCCTTAGGATTTAAGATTACTTCCATTACTCTTTTTTTAAATGGACCAAATGAATCAGGCTTAAAAAACTTAAGTCCTGATTGAGCAGTAAAACCTAAGAATGCAAATGCTGCACCACAAGCACGTACTGCCATTGCAAGTGGATATAAAAACCCATTTTGAGAATCTAATCCTAAACCTTTTAAGGCAAGTAAAAAGTTATTTACACCTAGTACTGGTGATGCTAATTGTTTAAAGTATCCCTCAGAACGCATTGAATAATCTTCAGCTTTTATTCTTCCACCAAAATCATCTGCTCTTTCAGCAACAACCTTTCCATCTCTAAAAAGTGCAATTAAATTTAAAAGTGAAAATGCACTATAAGGAATATAAGCTAAAGATCTCACAGACTCAGACATCTTTTCTGCAAACATAGAACCAACACCTAACAAACCTCCAGCAGCGATTAAACCACCTCCAGCTTTTTGAAATAAAGCATATGGCTCATCAACTACCAATCTTTTCCATGACTTGGGAGATGAAATATTTTTTGCAAAATTTATAACTGCTTGTTCAACAGGCATTAAAAATTTTAAAGATGAAAAATTAGGATGATTAAATATTGAATGTTGAACTGCAAATGCATTTTGAGAATCACGGTCTCTAACCTGTCCCATTCCTATAGAAGCTATCCCATCAGCAATTGAAAACCCAGCAAGCCAGTGTATTTTATCTAAACCTAAATAACTAAATAATCCCATTCCAAGATTACCAATACTCCAATAAGGACTTTCATGTGCAAGTCCAGTTAAGCCACCAGCAATTGAAGATTTTGTATAGCCTTTGCCTAAGAGATTAAATGCTTCATCTTTGTCAGCCATTCCAAACACACTAAGAGCGAGCTTCCCTGCAGCATAAAACAAACCTAAAACAGCCCAGAAATTTAAAACAACAGCTCCACTTGTAGCTGCTATTCTTCCCATTCTTAAAAGCTTTAGCTTTTCAGGATCTTCATAGTAGTCTTTTATTGTTGCTATTCCTGGTACAAATTTATTTGTTAGATTTTCTTGTTCTGGACTTAATGTAGTTGGAGTTTTAAATTCTTCTTGTGGATTTGGACCGTAAGATTTTTCAGGTACATAAGTACCGGCTTGTTCTTGAACTTTACTTCGGGCAACAGGAGAAAGTTCCATCTATTGTCCTTTACCTACTATATCTAGTGTTAAATTAAGCTCTCCTCTTTGACTGCACACTAAATATTAGACTATATATATTTTTCAAAGTCAATACTTAAAAACTACAAATTTTATAATTTTTTTAGATTTTGAATAAAAAAAATATCAGTTTTGTATGTTAATTGTAGTTTCTAAGCTTTGTAATCTTACTTAGCCTTTACTTTAAAAATATTTGATGTCTGACCACTTGGTGTTACAACATGGAATGTATGTTTTCCAGGTGTATTAAAAGTAACATTTTCAATAACAATTTTCTTTGTGCCTATAACCTCATGCTCAATATGTGGTGTGCTTTCAATACTGACACTGTCTATATGTAAAAAATTATCTGCAGAAAAGTTTTTACCCAAGATTGTAACTTTTATTTCTTTACCGATGGCAAAAACAGATGGTTTTACACGAACAATTTTAGGTATCATGCCACGTAAGAGGTCAAATAATTCTGGAAACTTTTCTCTTAAGTCATTAGTTATTGTTTCATTTGCAGCTTCAAATGCTTCTCCAAATTCATTCCTTGGTCCACCTCCACTAGGATTTATATGACATACGCTGCACATGTTTTTCATTTCTGGTCTTGCAAGCTTATCGTTATTAAATATTTCCAGATCATGTGGATTAGAAGAAGCTTTAAGCGGAAAGAAAATTAATACCAAAACCAGGATTAGAATTTGCATGTTTATTTATACCTCCTTGAATGACTCATAATTCTTTCTCTATTATCTCATACCCCTACCCATAATAGATGAAAATTTTAAATTACCAAGTTCAATTAAAGAGTTTCATTTAAAGCAATATCAAATTTATTTTTATTAAATGAAAAGTAAACAAGAAAAAGGAGAAACATTCTAGAATTACCCTCGACAGGAATTGAACCTGCGACCTAGGCGTTAGGAGTGCCTTGCTCTATCCAACTGAGCTACGAGGGCAAATCCCTAAAACAAATCTATTATATAACCACTACCTTTATAGAGATTAGTTAGATAATTAACGTCTATTGGGTATGTATAGTTAAAATGTTTGATTTTATTCTTTAAATTATGGTTAAGAAAAAAAATATAAATAAATTACAATTTAGGCCTAAGCATTTTTGTTTTTGTTTGGCTTTAATGTTTTTATTTTTCATGGTTTTACCAACCTATGCAGAAAAACCTGTTACATATGGTAAAGGAATTTGGCTTAATGTTTGGAATTATCCTCCAAGTCCAGAAATATTTTGTGAATATCTAAAGTCAAAAGGGATAGATACAATTTATCTTCAAATATCCAGATCAAATATGCCTGCAATTAAAGATCCCTTAAAACTAAATAAGATAATTGCATCTGCACATAGCCGTGATATTAGGGTTATTGGTTGGACATATTCTTTTTTAAGAGTTCCCATTGCAGATGCCCAGAAATTTATCCGAGCTGTTTTTTATAAAACACCTAATGGTGATTCATTAGATGGTATGGCTGTCGACATAGAAGAAGTTACTGATTCTCGCTCTATAGAAACTTTTGCAAAAGTAGTTAGAAAATCTGTAGGGAAAAATTATCCTTTAATTGCAATTACTTTTTCTCCGTTTTTAAAAAGAGGAAGTCCTAAAAGTTATGCTTGGAAAACCATTGCAAATAATTTTGATGTTATTGCTCCAATGATATATTGGCATGGTTTTGTAAAACTTCGTTCTGAAAAAGGTGCATATAACTATACACTCCAAACAATTGCAAAAATAAAAGAGTACACGCAAAGAAATGATTTAAAGATTCATTTAATTGGCGATGGACAAAAGACATCAAGAGAAGAAATAACAGGTTTTTTAAAAGCTGCAAGTAAATATGGTGCAGATGCAGGCATAAGCTTGTATCCATGGTATGTCCCAAAAGAGCATCAGCTTGATACTTTAGGAATGTTTAACTTCTAAATATTAACCAACTAGTCTACACTTTTTTCCCAAGATCATTTCTTTTGTAGCTTTGTTTATATTTTTTTCACTTAAACTTTTTGCAAATAATCTTCTTAGTATGCTTGGTGAGAGTCTAAACTTAAAGTCCATTTCTTTAGCTGTCTTGTCAATTATGAGATTTATACTTCTTGTTGAAAGTGGGAGTCTTGAGTTTTTTAAGTCTTGCCATGGTAATACTCTACTAGAGATTAAATAATCATCTAATGAAACTTGTGTTTTTTTATTTAAGATTAAAAAATATTTTTCAATTAAATTAATAGTCTTTTTATCTAAAAAAGTTAATTGCTCTTTTGAAATTATAATTTGACCACTTGCAAGATTAATATCTTTTACTTTTAATGAAAGGAGTTGTTTTATGGTCAAGCCGCTCTTTGCAATAAGGGAGAAAATTAATTTATTCCTGATATTTTTTAAATCATCTTCTGGAAGTAATTCAATAAGGTTTAACACGTCTTCATGCTTAGCAGGCAAATTAAAATTTATTTCTGGCATTGGCAATGATATAAAAATAAATGGATCAGGTACATTTATTCCTGAATCAACTAAATATCTAATAAAGTTTCTAAGGACAGTTATTTTTCTTCTATAAGAAGCATAATTATATTTATTTTGAACTTTCCCTAAATATTCTTCTATAGCATCTTTGCTTGGTATTTCATTAATTTCTAGATTTAAGAAATATTTTAAAAATTGAGTTAAGTCTACTTGGTAAGCTCTGTATGTATGATAAGGTGCTTTTTTTATATTTTTTAACCATGATAAATAGTTTTGGATTGATTCATCTAAGAGTATCATTGTATTAATCATAAAAGATTTATGGAATCCATATCAACAATCATGCCTACTTTAGCATTTTTGTTTAGTTTTTGGAGTAAGTTATTAAATAAAAAACTTTTTGTTTCTTCATTTGTTGTTTTACATAAAATATGATAACGATATTTGCCATGCAATTTTGTAAAGAAACAAGGTGCAGGACCAAGGAGATGCAAGGTAGGAGCTGAGAGCTGAGAGCTAAGAGCCGAGAGCTCATTTAATACTTCATTTGCATAATTTTTGCAGGCATCTTCATCTTTGGATTGGAAAATAATTCTTGTAAGAGAAGTAAAAGGTGGATATAAAAATTGTTCTCTTTGTTTGATTTCTGTATTGTAAAAACCATGAAAGTCATGTTCTTGAATATATTTAAATAATTGGTTTTCTATTTGGTAAGTTTGAATAAAAACTTTTCCTGGTTTTTGTCCTCTTCCTGCTCTGCCTGTAACTTGAGTTAATAATTGGAATGCTCTCTCGTATGAAATATAATCCGGGAAGTTTAACATCGTGTCTGCTAATATGACACCTACAACAGTAACATTTGGTAAGTCTATTCCTTTTGCAACAAGCTGAGTTCCAATTAAAATGTCTGCTTTTCCTGATGAAAATTCCTGCCAAAGGTTTATATATTCATTTTTTCTTTTTAACTGATCACTGTCAACTCTAATTGTTTTAGCATCTTTAAATATCCTTTTAGTTTCCTCTTCTAGTTGTTGTGTCCCAAGTCCGAAATAAGTAAAATGAGGGCTTTTACAATTTGGACATTGAGGATGCTCATTTCCATAAGTTGTAAATGATTTTTTATAACCACAATGGTGGCAAATAATACTCTGAAGATTTTTATGAAATACAAGAGGGACAGAACAGTTTTTACAATATTGAATAAAACCACAAGCTCTGCAAAAGACATGACTTGAATATCCTCGCCTGTTTAATAGTAAAATTGCTTGCTCATTTTTACTTAATGCTTCATTAATATTATTTTCTAGTATTTTTGAGATTATATTTTTATTTGTTCTAGGAAATTCATTTTTTAAATCTATTACATAAACTCTCGGCATTGGGACATTTTCAATTCTTTCTGGCAGCTCCAGTATGGT
This region includes:
- a CDS encoding IPT/TIG domain-containing protein, producing MKIKFLMLFFVLFFLFPLTAFSTPQYMEIFNKDSFAKPEKKSKCSVCHVSPSGGGPLNDFGKAFSGNGKKITSNIREQFPELFDLLKSLAPKITRIKPKIAFAGQEAQFMILGKNFASDSIVKVDGISENIQSTFVSSKEIDLTISFSETGVHTIQVVSAIGQVSNIFKIKVKPAKT
- a CDS encoding LL-diaminopimelate aminotransferase; translation: MRFAKRIKSLPPYLFAEIDKKRQAAIARGVDIINMGIGDPDQPTFKHIVDAMHSAIDDPSTHNYPPYQGMKEFKEAAVKWFENRFGQKFNADTECVSLIGSKEAIHNCIFATIDEGDIALLPDPAYPVYKSSTVLCGGKPYIIPLLEKNNWLPDLTKIPNDIAQKANIIMIDYPNNPTSAIAPLEFYNELISFAKKYDIIVLSDNAYSELTFNGYKAPSVFEAKGARDIALEFHSLSKTYNMTGWRIGFAVGNEKIIKALGTVKTNIDSGIFKAIQRAGVAAFNTPKEIIEKNNSLYKERSNVAIKDLKELGWNIREPLKATFYLWLPIPPSFKTSSDFATAMLDKCGIVVPPGSGYGEYGEGYFRIALTIDKKRIEEAILRMKKEGLAYEQRSFNRQASRI
- a CDS encoding ComEC family competence protein, which gives rise to MNKEALIDKLQEYKNPVCLITLGILTGSTFYFKNITIYLLLAVLVIFSLLFLVRTIDKKKTLIFLTFIVFGFTYSKFFIRLSTTNLDYLLNKQKIYIGEILSTPEVHNLYNKTYIIKLNSILDKNKILNLSKNKVKVIGSHYEEYNIGDVIQITGKLVKPNHALLPGLFDERNYLYTKGIFYKLITRPGTLVYLDTPPSTFITRSIYKIRSNLISTNKKYLKKENESLVNAILLGSKASKIDFNLKEKIQSLGLSHITSASGFNIAVLVGGIFYFLKLFHMRSIYLVLFSILAVILYSIIADFSASIIRASILIILILIGNLFNKKIKLLPAISLIIMLFFISSPLNLLDIGLQLSLLAFLGLALFAISLIKKDSSQLKIIALQSLFAQIMTVPLIIFYFHNLQIMALISNLIAVPLASIILILGLINILINIIPLLGFLNIITSALLNISSDLFLNWINLLSKITFKEIFMPSINFYLLLLIYVLIFYVLIIIFIKEARKNLVLYAILFIVLFLTINILNNQSNYVKIFCIPKYNNEAILIARPKEKPIYLSNYINEKDKKQIKDFLRLNNIQSNCLFFNTKNFKDEILIQYKNFSFKIITNLNKEFKGDVEFLKLPLLMKEAPPLKSVLMSYPKVLIVNDYKKLSKKSKKDIDWLKSLPIKILYLSKTGTITIFSNGKKSFYEEGTSN
- a CDS encoding ROK family protein, with amino-acid sequence MKKVLVIDIGGTKTNVSLVTGTNTKIKILDSDVFPTNKNPELEIKEINSIYTSMNKQANDLSLSLPGKWNKDGVLKESLFLSNWIEYPFIKKLSDNLKIKNYVWETDVICGALGEYHTGKFQNGSMLYINLGTGISAALIKNGKPFKDPKLTLRLQKMVFSSGEKLYSAIDIISKSPFQLASWLINLYYLFAPDVIVLNGGLTYDWDVLASKAARIAKEKIKNDIKILPSKLKELAPIYGAYLNRNNFF
- a CDS encoding NifU family protein, with the translated sequence MTGQNKEIKIYTEGTPNPNALKFVLDRILIENGTYDFPNKESTKNSPLAEKLFNIEFVKEVFIGKNFITITKNPDMSWENIYDKLCTAIESHLVSGKPVVLNVNVSEDRIRSNTEQKILDILDNQIRPAIASDGGDVIFDSYEDGILRLHLQGACSSCPSSIMTLKAGIETMLKRQIPELKEVISV
- a CDS encoding tyrosine-type recombinase/integrase, encoding MINTMILLDESIQNYLSWLKNIKKAPYHTYRAYQVDLTQFLKYFLNLEINEIPSKDAIEEYLGKVQNKYNYASYRRKITVLRNFIRYLVDSGINVPDPFIFISLPMPEINFNLPAKHEDVLNLIELLPEDDLKNIRNKLIFSLIAKSGLTIKQLLSLKVKDINLASGQIIISKEQLTFLDKKTINLIEKYFLILNKKTQVSLDDYLISSRVLPWQDLKNSRLPLSTRSINLIIDKTAKEMDFKFRLSPSILRRLFAKSLSEKNINKATKEMILGKKCRLVG
- the priA gene encoding primosomal protein N' yields the protein MSVNSILENNVSLETKVPTLIAKVAIDLPYSYNDFFYYSIPEELKNEIKPGLIVKVPFGKKELIGYVLEILTDKEQKNNTSEFKIKPIYQIVFKDPVWDKNFLVLAKWISKYYLTNIGIVLSSSIISEILSQLKKHSALSTQHSALNAQHSALNAQLQPPTLNPAQQNAFNVILKTIQNKESNVFLLHGVTGSGKTEVYLKLIEEVLKENKTIIYLVPEIYLVPQTYERLKNRFSNSEIIIWHSSLSKKERLENWTKLKEANIILGARSAILAPVKNIGLIIIDEAHEAAYKQSLALPRYDTKQVAIKRSQIEKCPLILGSATPNITDYYNCLQKQTILELPERIENVPMPRVYVIDLKNEFPRTNKNIISKILENNINEALSKNEQAILLLNRRGYSSHVFCRACGFIQYCKNCSVPLVFHKNLQSIICHHCGYKKSFTTYGNEHPQCPNCKSPHFTYFGLGTQQLEEETKRIFKDAKTIRVDSDQLKRKNEYINLWQEFSSGKADILIGTQLVAKGIDLPNVTVVGVILADTMLNFPDYISYERAFQLLTQVTGRAGRGQKPGKVFIQTYQIENQLFKYIQEHDFHGFYNTEIKQREQFLYPPFTSLTRIIFQSKDEDACKNYANEVLNELSALSSQLSAPTLHLLGPAPCFFTKLHGKYRYHILCKTTNEETKSFLFNNLLQKLNKNAKVGMIVDMDSINLL